A single Chloracidobacterium sp. DNA region contains:
- a CDS encoding amidohydrolase family protein, whose protein sequence is MYSKLKTLRSKWCLTLLLSVIAIGASSSVDAQNDGSEQNQTGRAGTFAIVGARVVTVSGATIENGTVVIQNGKIAAVGSGIAVPAGAEKIDGKGLSVFPGMIDAGTKIGLSEIGQGVNASVDVSEVGTMNANAKAIKGINPHSVYVNVTRANGITTVMSFPIGGLIAGQGAIINLNGATQDEMAVVREFGLVINFPRISTGGGFGGRFGGPPLEFSEAVKRRDAQIDELKTLFTASQNYLRARDAYAKDKTLPYVAEDQRYDAMEPYIRGEKPMIFIAERERDIRSVAKFVGEMKLKGIIFGGQEAWKAADDLKKYNISVIYTNIYALPVRDDDPYDELFEAPMKLQAAGVKFCIGTGSENAVVRDLPYQAGLAGAFGLSKDDALKSVTLYAAQVLGVDSQMGSIETGKMANLVVADGDILDARTNVKYVFIGGRMVPLTSRHTRLFDSFKDRK, encoded by the coding sequence ATGTACTCAAAATTGAAAACGCTTAGATCCAAATGGTGCCTCACACTGCTTTTATCAGTCATTGCCATCGGAGCATCGTCGTCCGTAGATGCGCAGAATGACGGATCGGAACAAAATCAGACCGGACGTGCCGGGACATTTGCGATCGTCGGGGCCCGCGTGGTGACGGTGTCGGGTGCGACGATCGAAAACGGAACAGTGGTGATCCAGAATGGCAAGATCGCCGCGGTCGGATCAGGTATTGCTGTTCCCGCCGGAGCAGAAAAGATAGATGGCAAGGGCCTCAGTGTCTTTCCGGGAATGATCGATGCCGGAACCAAAATCGGCCTCTCTGAGATCGGCCAAGGCGTAAATGCCTCTGTCGACGTGTCTGAGGTCGGCACGATGAACGCCAATGCTAAGGCGATAAAGGGCATAAATCCGCATTCCGTTTACGTCAATGTGACTCGTGCCAATGGGATCACAACGGTAATGTCGTTTCCGATCGGCGGCTTGATCGCCGGACAGGGGGCGATCATAAATCTGAACGGTGCTACACAGGATGAGATGGCGGTCGTTCGTGAGTTTGGCCTCGTGATCAATTTTCCGCGTATTTCGACCGGTGGAGGATTTGGCGGCAGATTTGGCGGCCCTCCGTTAGAGTTTAGCGAGGCGGTCAAGCGTCGCGACGCCCAGATCGATGAGTTGAAAACGCTATTCACAGCTTCCCAAAACTACCTTCGTGCCCGAGATGCATACGCTAAGGACAAAACATTACCCTACGTTGCCGAAGACCAGCGATATGACGCGATGGAACCGTACATTCGTGGCGAAAAGCCGATGATCTTTATTGCGGAGAGGGAACGCGATATTCGCTCTGTTGCCAAATTCGTCGGCGAAATGAAATTGAAGGGAATCATCTTTGGCGGACAAGAGGCGTGGAAGGCGGCGGATGATCTGAAAAAGTACAATATCTCAGTGATCTATACCAATATCTATGCCCTTCCGGTTCGCGATGATGATCCGTACGACGAATTATTTGAAGCTCCGATGAAGTTGCAGGCGGCCGGCGTCAAGTTTTGCATCGGTACCGGAAGCGAGAATGCGGTTGTTCGCGATCTGCCCTACCAGGCGGGCCTGGCCGGTGCCTTCGGCTTGTCTAAGGACGACGCGTTAAAATCCGTAACTCTATATGCAGCCCAGGTCCTAGGCGTCGATAGCCAAATGGGGTCGATCGAAACGGGCAAGATGGCAAATCTGGTGGTCGCAGACGGCGATATCCTCGACGCCCGCACCAATGTGAAGTATGTATTCATCGGCGGACGAATGGTGCCGCTGACGAGTCGTCACACGAGGTTATTTGACAGCTTTAAGGATCGAAAGTAG
- a CDS encoding PD40 domain-containing protein, which yields MRPKVERYYEFDNFRVDLLEKTLLYDGEPVSITPKVFDALEILLENAGHLLEKHELMEMIWPDRFVEEGNLTSTIKMLRKALSDDASEPRFIETVPRRGYRFIATVQRNLPVAGLDAAAASAPIGLRWSRRSIGLTLVATTLLLCTLVFGIRLISDRAPEMRLAPGILSEPFQSEKLSGLGKLRYADLSPDGKLVAFVNETGGKYGVWLRKLDTAESIQLVAPTNDNYIGIAFSSDGNSVYFVRTTFAPPARSGVFVIPLLGGIPKQILGQTEGWISLSPDGRLISFVRCEHRDDDFCSLFVADIDGQNQRKIVSRVSPIRIGDNHFSPDGRSIAFASGQSWNGGNDFRLANIVLETGAETAISGRSFFDIKSFRWLPNSKSILLAAMENLDQQSSIFRVMTATGETERLTRDAASYSEISLDKIADRMIAVQKTNTFQLFLSSGGITRILAPAREVVFAPDGKIIYSADDNDIWSINPDGTGQRQLTNNTFKDFSPRVSPDSHSIYFASNRTGTNQVWRMSADGSNPIQLTRTEGGYPVFVSPDEKWIYYESGLHQTLWRVSADGLDEREVVMEKMFRPTISPDGKYVAYFFRDREKDNRMKIAVLTTVDRNIVKILDLVDEQSRPVKIDWSKDNLTLNYVTNNGVKNSLWSQSLDAAAPQFVADLGDMEVEDFSLSLDGNSVAYTRGEWLNDAVLIGGLK from the coding sequence ATGCGTCCGAAAGTAGAACGGTATTACGAGTTCGATAATTTTCGCGTTGACCTTTTAGAGAAGACTTTGCTGTATGACGGCGAACCGGTGTCGATTACTCCAAAGGTCTTTGACGCGCTCGAAATCCTGTTGGAGAATGCTGGGCATTTGCTCGAAAAGCATGAACTGATGGAAATGATCTGGCCGGATCGCTTCGTTGAAGAAGGCAATCTCACCTCGACCATCAAAATGCTTCGCAAAGCTCTTTCCGATGACGCAAGCGAACCAAGATTTATCGAGACTGTTCCGCGACGCGGCTATCGATTTATTGCCACAGTTCAAAGGAATTTGCCGGTGGCCGGTTTGGACGCCGCCGCAGCGTCGGCACCAATCGGTTTACGATGGTCGCGAAGATCCATCGGCCTGACGCTGGTGGCTACAACTCTCCTATTGTGCACTTTGGTTTTCGGCATTCGGCTCATAAGCGATCGTGCTCCAGAAATGAGACTCGCTCCCGGAATTTTGTCTGAACCTTTTCAGTCCGAAAAATTATCCGGGTTGGGCAAGCTGCGGTACGCCGATCTTTCTCCCGATGGCAAGTTAGTGGCGTTTGTTAACGAAACTGGCGGGAAATATGGTGTTTGGCTGCGCAAGCTGGATACAGCGGAGAGCATTCAGTTAGTGGCACCGACGAATGACAACTACATCGGAATCGCCTTTTCAAGCGACGGCAATTCTGTCTACTTTGTCCGGACAACTTTCGCCCCACCGGCCAGATCAGGCGTCTTTGTGATCCCACTCCTCGGGGGCATTCCTAAACAAATACTTGGGCAAACCGAGGGCTGGATAAGCCTCTCACCGGATGGTCGGCTTATATCATTTGTACGTTGCGAACACAGAGATGATGATTTTTGCTCGTTATTCGTCGCCGACATCGACGGTCAAAACCAGCGGAAAATAGTTAGTCGCGTGAGCCCAATTCGCATAGGGGACAACCATTTTTCGCCCGATGGCAGGTCGATCGCATTTGCAAGCGGCCAATCGTGGAACGGCGGCAACGACTTTCGTCTGGCGAACATTGTTCTCGAAACCGGTGCCGAAACTGCGATCTCCGGCCGCAGCTTTTTTGACATTAAGAGCTTTCGGTGGCTGCCCAACAGTAAAAGCATACTACTCGCGGCGATGGAAAATCTCGACCAACAATCAAGCATATTCCGGGTTATGACGGCAACTGGGGAAACCGAGCGTCTCACGCGGGATGCGGCAAGTTACTCGGAAATCAGTCTCGATAAGATAGCCGACAGAATGATCGCCGTCCAGAAAACAAATACGTTTCAGCTCTTTTTGTCATCCGGCGGCATAACGAGAATACTGGCCCCGGCTCGCGAAGTAGTTTTTGCGCCGGACGGAAAGATCATCTATTCGGCCGACGATAATGATATTTGGAGCATTAATCCGGACGGTACCGGCCAACGCCAATTGACAAACAATACTTTCAAGGATTTCTCACCGCGGGTGTCGCCTGACTCACATTCTATATACTTCGCATCGAACCGCACCGGTACAAATCAAGTCTGGCGGATGAGTGCGGATGGCAGCAATCCGATCCAATTGACGCGGACCGAAGGCGGTTACCCGGTTTTCGTCTCACCGGATGAAAAATGGATCTATTACGAATCGGGCCTGCACCAAACCCTGTGGCGGGTCTCCGCTGATGGACTCGACGAAAGAGAGGTCGTTATGGAGAAAATGTTTCGCCCGACAATTTCACCGGACGGCAAGTACGTAGCGTATTTTTTTCGTGACCGAGAAAAAGACAATCGAATGAAGATCGCGGTCCTGACCACCGTTGATAGAAATATAGTCAAGATCCTGGATCTGGTCGACGAGCAATCACGTCCGGTCAAGATCGATTGGTCAAAAGATAACCTGACCTTAAACTACGTGACTAATAACGGCGTGAAAAATTCGCTCTGGTCACAGTCGTTGGACGCGGCCGCACCGCAATTCGTCGCCGATCTTGGCGATATGGAGGTCGAGGATTTTTCCCTTTCTCTCGACGGCAATTCGGTTGCCTATACACGCGGCGAATGGCTAAACGATGCGGTTTTGATCGGAGGGCTAAAGTGA
- the msrB gene encoding peptide-methionine (R)-S-oxide reductase MsrB, with the protein METSESGFEITPLSAESIERLAQELNEEEYRILLNHGTEPAFCGTLLDNKLDGVYACRLCGLPLFDSKKKFNSGTGWPSFYAPFDKEHLTNIEDNAYGMRRVEIRCARCGGHQGHVFPDGPPPTYQRYCLNSASLEFFENGEDIPQKK; encoded by the coding sequence ATGGAAACATCAGAATCAGGCTTTGAAATCACCCCATTGTCAGCCGAATCCATCGAACGCCTCGCCCAGGAGCTTAACGAAGAGGAATATCGAATTCTCTTAAACCACGGCACCGAACCGGCGTTTTGCGGGACGTTACTTGATAACAAGTTGGATGGCGTTTACGCTTGCCGCTTGTGCGGTTTGCCGCTCTTCGATTCGAAAAAGAAGTTTAACTCCGGCACCGGATGGCCGTCGTTCTATGCTCCCTTCGACAAAGAGCACCTTACCAACATCGAAGACAACGCCTACGGTATGCGACGCGTAGAGATCCGCTGTGCCCGCTGCGGCGGCCATCAAGGCCACGTCTTCCCCGACGGCCCGCCGCCGACCTACCAACGCTATTGCCTTAATTCCGCTTCGCTTGAGTTTTTTGAGAACGGCGAGGATATCCCGCAGAAAAAGTAG
- the cax gene encoding calcium/proton exchanger, which produces MHKKEKIIIIICLIVTAAAGILHYTHANAVLAFAVTAAALALLAMIVGDATEQLGSRLGPGATGVLQSGLGNLPELFVCIFALRAGLDHVVQAALIGSILGNSVLVLGLALFFGGLKNGTQRFNSEPPKMIVTLMLLASAVLVIPTLAKELHTPAETHILSLDIFLAVILLVLLAANIYFSVKGDPALSIQAEESGEPGWSLKLTIIVLAGAGVGAALVSDWFVEALQPAMASLGISEAFAGLVVVAVAGNAIENLIGIQLAWRNQADYAISVIQNSSLQIALGLFPVLVLLSYVLGGAILTFVLSPMLVAVLLIAVIVSAFIVYDGESIWLEGLALIGLYAIIASAFWWG; this is translated from the coding sequence ATGCACAAAAAAGAAAAGATCATCATCATCATTTGCCTGATCGTGACTGCGGCCGCCGGCATTTTGCATTACACGCACGCCAATGCAGTGCTTGCCTTTGCCGTTACCGCTGCGGCACTTGCCCTTTTGGCGATGATCGTCGGCGACGCCACCGAACAGCTTGGCAGTCGTCTAGGGCCCGGAGCGACCGGCGTACTGCAGTCGGGACTCGGCAATCTGCCTGAGCTATTTGTCTGCATATTTGCACTCCGCGCAGGTCTCGACCACGTTGTGCAGGCGGCCCTGATCGGCTCGATACTTGGAAACTCGGTACTGGTGCTTGGCCTCGCTCTGTTTTTCGGCGGACTCAAAAACGGAACACAACGTTTCAATTCAGAGCCGCCAAAGATGATCGTTACGCTGATGCTGCTGGCGTCCGCCGTGCTCGTTATACCGACGCTTGCCAAGGAACTGCACACTCCCGCGGAGACTCACATACTCAGCCTCGACATCTTTTTGGCTGTGATATTGCTCGTTCTGTTGGCAGCTAATATTTATTTTTCGGTCAAGGGCGACCCTGCACTTTCCATACAGGCCGAAGAATCGGGCGAACCCGGATGGTCGCTGAAACTGACCATCATCGTGCTCGCGGGTGCGGGAGTCGGGGCCGCTCTGGTATCGGACTGGTTCGTCGAGGCATTGCAACCGGCAATGGCTTCGCTCGGCATTTCGGAGGCATTTGCCGGTCTGGTCGTAGTCGCGGTCGCCGGTAACGCCATCGAAAATCTGATCGGCATTCAATTGGCTTGGCGAAACCAGGCGGACTACGCCATCAGTGTCATTCAGAATAGCTCGCTGCAGATAGCACTCGGCCTGTTCCCCGTTTTGGTGCTGCTTTCGTACGTGTTGGGCGGAGCTATTCTTACATTTGTACTGTCCCCGATGTTGGTAGCAGTGCTACTCATCGCGGTCATCGTCAGCGCCTTTATCGTGTACGACGGAGAATCTATCTGGCTCGAAGGCCTCGCACTGATCGGACTCTATGCGATCATCGCATCAGCATTTTGGTGGGGCTAG
- the lpxD gene encoding UDP-3-O-(3-hydroxymyristoyl)glucosamine N-acyltransferase, with translation MKLLQLAELTQSAIEHGSPDLEITSTAGLDLAGPTDVTFLANPKYTPQLTETRAGAIFLNERTAIERSDIAVLRAKDAYVAYTLAMRAFFPFPKLTPFIHPSAVIDLTATVASNVEIHANAVVGANCTIASGVRLMPNVTIYDGVTIGEDTTIHSNSSIRENCEIGRNCIIHNNTTIGSDGFGYARTPEKKWLKIPQTGRVVLEDDVEIGANTAIDCASVGETRIKCGAKIDNLVQIGHSCTVDEDALICSQTGLAGSSHIGKRVILTGQVGIAGHLKIGDDAVLTAKSGISHDVEPGKVMSGIPAFENRDWLRSTAAFRKLGDLVRTVRDIERRLSTMEKD, from the coding sequence ATGAAACTTCTGCAACTGGCTGAATTGACCCAAAGTGCGATCGAGCACGGCTCGCCTGACCTCGAGATCACATCGACCGCCGGCCTCGATCTCGCAGGCCCGACCGATGTTACGTTTTTGGCAAACCCGAAATATACGCCGCAGCTTACCGAAACGCGCGCCGGGGCGATATTCCTCAACGAACGTACAGCGATCGAACGCTCCGATATTGCCGTTCTGCGGGCCAAGGACGCGTATGTCGCCTATACGTTGGCGATGCGGGCATTTTTCCCTTTCCCGAAACTTACGCCATTTATCCATCCGTCGGCGGTGATCGACCTGACCGCGACCGTTGCGAGCAATGTCGAGATCCACGCCAATGCCGTTGTCGGAGCCAATTGCACGATCGCAAGTGGCGTGCGTCTGATGCCAAATGTAACGATCTACGATGGTGTCACCATTGGCGAAGACACGACCATTCATTCAAACAGTTCGATTCGTGAAAACTGTGAGATCGGCCGTAACTGCATCATTCACAACAATACGACGATCGGATCGGACGGTTTTGGCTACGCCCGCACGCCCGAGAAAAAATGGCTCAAGATACCGCAAACGGGCCGCGTTGTGCTCGAAGATGACGTCGAGATCGGAGCAAATACGGCCATCGACTGTGCCTCGGTAGGCGAAACCCGCATCAAGTGCGGTGCCAAGATCGACAACCTCGTCCAGATCGGTCATTCCTGCACGGTCGACGAGGACGCACTGATCTGCTCGCAAACGGGCCTCGCCGGTTCTTCGCATATCGGCAAACGCGTAATTCTCACAGGCCAGGTCGGCATCGCCGGCCACCTCAAGATCGGCGACGACGCAGTGTTGACGGCAAAATCCGGCATCTCGCACGATGTGGAACCGGGCAAGGTTATGTCCGGCATCCCTGCATTCGAAAATCGCGACTGGCTGCGTTCCACTGCGGCATTTCGCAAGCTCGGCGATCTGGTGCGAACCGTGCGGGACATCGAGCGGCGTCTAAGTACAATGGAGAAAGACTAG
- a CDS encoding Uma2 family endonuclease, which translates to MNQTTAEQTGNKQSKNFTNPERRDVVKNEYLDGRLVAKPAANRWHNLISSNFAIAIGSRIHRSTCELYANDMLVQLGKNSVCFPDIVVVNGEPVFNDQTFEVIQNPTVVIEIFSSVANTTDRTQKLEGFLAIPKIKECLLVNENEMRIEHYARQNAKQWIYRIYNERDDVISLESINCKLSLAEVYAQVKLKESELSSKAVN; encoded by the coding sequence ATGAATCAAACCACCGCTGAACAGACCGGCAATAAGCAAAGTAAGAATTTTACCAATCCGGAGCGACGTGATGTTGTAAAAAATGAATATTTGGATGGCCGGTTGGTCGCTAAACCTGCGGCCAATCGATGGCATAATCTGATCTCGTCTAATTTTGCGATCGCCATTGGCAGTCGCATTCACCGCAGCACTTGTGAGCTTTACGCCAATGATATGCTGGTCCAGTTAGGCAAAAATTCCGTGTGTTTCCCGGACATTGTAGTCGTAAACGGCGAACCGGTCTTTAATGATCAAACCTTTGAGGTCATACAAAATCCGACGGTTGTGATCGAGATATTCTCGAGTGTCGCAAATACAACCGACCGCACTCAAAAACTCGAGGGATTTCTTGCAATACCGAAGATCAAGGAATGTCTCCTCGTTAACGAAAACGAAATGCGGATCGAGCATTACGCCCGTCAGAATGCGAAACAATGGATCTATCGAATATATAACGAGCGCGACGACGTTATCTCATTGGAATCGATCAACTGCAAACTTTCGCTTGCAGAGGTATATGCCCAGGTCAAACTCAAGGAATCCGAACTCAGCTCAAAGGCGGTAAATTAG
- a CDS encoding nuclear transport factor 2 family protein produces MKSTLAFLILAAVMYVCGIGDKPETQTPANTAQAPAKSTPKPEPSPSKQAVLDELVKLEKEITEGVMNGDITLIAKYTTDDFELTGVDGKVQNKNEALADIKKEKNVKSVTITDPDLLSFSEDSAVLRYTQAIKLKTGQSGKARITDTFVKKDGKWMVKSEQQTMLK; encoded by the coding sequence ATGAAATCAACTTTAGCGTTCTTGATACTGGCGGCGGTGATGTACGTTTGCGGCATCGGCGACAAGCCCGAGACTCAAACTCCGGCCAATACGGCTCAGGCTCCCGCCAAATCGACGCCAAAGCCCGAACCGTCACCTAGCAAGCAAGCGGTGCTTGACGAACTCGTCAAACTCGAAAAAGAGATCACGGAAGGGGTAATGAACGGAGATATCACCTTGATCGCCAAATATACGACCGACGATTTTGAACTCACGGGAGTCGATGGCAAGGTGCAGAACAAAAACGAAGCCCTCGCTGACATTAAAAAAGAAAAGAATGTTAAGAGTGTAACGATCACCGATCCTGACCTGCTCAGTTTTAGCGAAGATTCGGCCGTGCTCCGCTACACTCAGGCGATCAAACTCAAGACCGGCCAATCCGGAAAAGCCCGCATTACTGATACGTTTGTTAAAAAGGACGGCAAATGGATGGTCAAGTCTGAGCAACAGACGATGCTCAAATAG
- a CDS encoding nuclear transport factor 2 family protein, producing the protein MKECPKCGTIYTDETLSFCLADGNALIANDNEQATVMQRPDDPFRIDDSMPPTAKFVPDQHITQPPTPPSSGIFKVLIAAAVVLVLLLAVLGAIGALIYFRSSTEQTVAKNAAPTPSPVSGTAKTPSPTPLDIKLPTPAETEPEPAEADKESLKAEVVEVEKEVIRAALRGDTASLSEILTDDFISMDTDGKRYNKKTTIDEVKSTTEGRSWPYSFGKFDLVSADDDTVVIRYILTISPPASEPDRTQLTETYVKQDGRWRLKFQKALTK; encoded by the coding sequence ATGAAAGAATGCCCAAAGTGCGGAACGATCTACACGGACGAGACCCTGAGTTTTTGTCTGGCTGACGGCAACGCACTGATCGCAAATGATAATGAGCAAGCGACAGTTATGCAGCGCCCGGACGACCCGTTTCGCATCGACGATTCGATGCCGCCGACTGCCAAATTTGTTCCGGACCAACATATCACGCAACCGCCGACACCGCCTTCGAGCGGCATCTTTAAGGTCCTGATCGCCGCAGCGGTGGTGCTCGTCTTGCTCCTCGCCGTCCTCGGTGCGATTGGTGCCCTAATATACTTTCGCAGTTCGACTGAGCAGACTGTGGCCAAAAACGCGGCTCCGACTCCGTCACCGGTTTCGGGGACGGCCAAAACTCCGTCGCCCACGCCGCTTGACATAAAATTGCCCACTCCGGCCGAAACCGAACCAGAACCTGCGGAGGCCGATAAAGAATCACTTAAGGCAGAGGTGGTCGAGGTCGAAAAGGAAGTCATAAGGGCAGCACTTCGCGGCGATACTGCGTCACTTTCTGAGATCCTGACCGACGATTTTATTTCGATGGACACGGATGGAAAGCGATATAACAAAAAAACTACCATCGACGAGGTTAAAAGCACGACGGAAGGCCGATCCTGGCCATACTCATTCGGCAAGTTTGACCTTGTCAGCGCAGACGATGACACTGTCGTGATACGGTATATTCTGACGATCTCGCCGCCCGCCTCCGAGCCGGACAGGACCCAATTGACCGAAACCTACGTCAAGCAAGACGGTCGCTGGCGGCTGAAATTTCAAAAGGCTTTGACCAAATGA
- the priA gene encoding primosomal protein N' has product MPTPKSISDSLPAYVEAVLPVPLRRSFTYRVPDELRGTIAIGARLKVPFGKRIMTGYAVKLHTDLPEDIEFDESKIKHILEVSDDEPLITAEILKLTQWTAEYYASFWGEMLKASLPAGINSDKVRPKRRKAVRLLTADADGKQLTDQQQAIIDLLSANGGEMLFTDVLEQADVGASPINTLAKRGIVDIYTQDVLRDPLKGAAIPDLDNHTLSAEQQSAFEQITGAIGGANGFKAFLLHGVTGSGKTEVYIRSMRFALDAGRSALMLVPEIALTPVFSRRLRAVFGSDVAILHSNLSPGERFDEWRRIRRGEARIAIGTRSAVFAPLENIGIVIIDEEHDPSYRQHESPFYNARDVGVMRANLAGAIVVLGSATPAMESFYNAQNGKYTYLQLPERIGGRGLAKAELIDMRAVFKRFGKDVALSPELVEAIAETHAKGEQVIILLNRRGFSQFVLCRTCGETLKCKNCDITLTFHRGDGKLLCHYCNYREKAPRVCPHCQSEFLYFVGEGTENITEQLVKKFPSMRIARVDRDTMAHKGEMEAVLLKFAAGGLDMLVGTQMIAKGHDFPNVTLVGVISVDIGLGLPDLRSAERTFQLITQVAGRSGRGKKAGKVLIQTYYPEHYALRHAVKQDYDGFYAEEIKFRQRLGYPPFYVLASIIIKHRDLASASKTANILRRELDAANTARQARVLGPAPASISRLKNEFRLQIILKGASRKTLREALQIALANTENNGGDMRSIYVEIDPVNLM; this is encoded by the coding sequence ATGCCGACTCCAAAGTCCATATCCGATTCGCTTCCGGCGTATGTCGAAGCCGTTTTGCCGGTTCCCTTGCGGCGCTCGTTTACCTATCGCGTGCCGGATGAACTTCGCGGCACCATCGCCATTGGGGCGAGACTCAAGGTTCCGTTCGGAAAGCGAATAATGACCGGATATGCGGTTAAACTGCATACTGATCTGCCGGAGGACATCGAGTTTGACGAGTCGAAAATCAAACACATTCTTGAGGTCTCGGACGACGAACCTCTGATCACTGCCGAGATACTCAAACTTACGCAATGGACCGCTGAATACTATGCCAGCTTTTGGGGCGAAATGCTTAAAGCATCGCTTCCCGCAGGCATCAATTCCGATAAAGTGCGGCCCAAACGGCGAAAGGCCGTGCGACTGCTGACTGCCGACGCTGACGGCAAGCAACTTACCGACCAGCAGCAGGCGATCATCGACTTGCTCAGCGCAAACGGCGGCGAAATGCTCTTTACAGACGTGTTGGAACAGGCAGATGTCGGTGCATCGCCGATCAATACACTCGCCAAACGTGGCATCGTAGATATATATACCCAAGACGTTTTGCGCGATCCGCTGAAGGGGGCCGCGATTCCCGATCTTGACAACCACACGCTATCTGCCGAGCAACAGTCCGCATTCGAACAGATCACCGGTGCGATCGGCGGCGCCAATGGTTTTAAGGCGTTCTTGCTGCACGGCGTTACGGGCAGCGGAAAGACCGAGGTCTATATTCGCTCAATGCGATTTGCTCTCGATGCCGGGCGTTCGGCGTTGATGCTCGTTCCTGAGATCGCTCTCACGCCCGTATTTTCGCGGCGGCTTCGGGCAGTTTTTGGGTCCGATGTGGCGATCCTGCATTCAAATCTCAGCCCCGGCGAGCGTTTCGACGAATGGCGTCGCATCCGGCGCGGTGAGGCTCGGATCGCGATCGGCACACGCTCTGCCGTTTTTGCACCGCTCGAAAATATCGGTATCGTGATCATCGATGAGGAACACGACCCGTCGTACCGTCAGCACGAATCGCCGTTTTACAACGCTCGCGACGTCGGCGTGATGCGTGCGAACCTTGCGGGTGCAATCGTCGTGCTCGGATCCGCCACACCGGCGATGGAATCGTTTTACAATGCTCAAAACGGCAAATACACCTACCTTCAACTACCGGAACGCATCGGCGGACGCGGCCTCGCCAAGGCCGAATTGATCGATATGCGGGCCGTTTTCAAACGGTTCGGCAAGGATGTCGCTCTATCGCCGGAACTGGTCGAAGCCATCGCCGAGACACACGCTAAAGGCGAGCAAGTGATCATTCTGCTCAATCGAAGGGGTTTCTCGCAATTTGTACTGTGCCGTACGTGCGGCGAGACGCTCAAGTGCAAAAATTGCGACATAACCCTGACTTTTCATCGGGGCGACGGCAAACTTCTCTGTCATTACTGCAATTATCGTGAAAAGGCACCGCGGGTCTGTCCGCATTGTCAGAGCGAGTTTCTGTATTTTGTCGGCGAAGGCACTGAGAATATCACTGAACAACTTGTTAAAAAGTTTCCGTCGATGAGGATCGCACGCGTCGATCGCGATACGATGGCACATAAGGGCGAAATGGAGGCCGTTCTGCTCAAATTCGCGGCCGGCGGACTCGATATGCTCGTCGGCACCCAGATGATCGCGAAGGGACACGACTTTCCCAATGTCACACTAGTCGGTGTCATCTCGGTCGATATCGGGCTCGGACTTCCGGACCTGCGTTCGGCGGAACGTACATTTCAACTCATCACTCAGGTCGCAGGCCGATCGGGACGCGGCAAAAAGGCCGGCAAAGTGCTGATCCAGACCTATTACCCCGAACATTACGCCCTGCGGCACGCCGTAAAGCAGGATTACGATGGATTCTATGCCGAAGAGATCAAGTTTAGACAGCGGCTCGGTTATCCGCCGTTCTACGTACTCGCGAGCATAATAATCAAGCACCGCGACCTAGCTTCTGCGTCAAAAACCGCGAATATACTTAGGCGCGAACTAGATGCTGCCAATACGGCCCGCCAAGCCCGAGTGCTCGGCCCGGCACCGGCGTCGATCTCGCGTCTGAAAAACGAATTCAGGCTGCAGATAATCCTCAAAGGTGCGAGCCGAAAGACTCTGCGCGAGGCTCTCCAGATCGCTCTCGCAAATACCGAGAATAACGGCGGAGATATGCGGTCGATATACGTTGAGATCGACCCGGTTAACCTTATGTGA